A part of Desulfomicrobium baculatum DSM 4028 genomic DNA contains:
- a CDS encoding tRNA dihydrouridine synthase, which produces MKKTLFPITADKPWLAPLAGFSDLPFRLLCHEYGCHAAVTEMVSAKGLIYDSPGTNELLQTCDQDSPLVVQLFGSEEPFLVQSIERLRKAGFRYFDLNCGCPVRKVIKTGSGAALLKEPENLLKIAKSMIDAAEPGCMGFKIRLGWYVGQPVYLQVATKLEELGAGWVTMHPRFGAQGFTGHADWSHLKTLKERVTLPVIASGDLFHAEDAIKCIEQTSVDSIMFARGALNDPSIFTRYLQLRRHEEPPAKSWQQMEDMVRRLSELYPQHGMDRLGLLKMRTLVPRFLKGLPGARALRRDIVFCKSWDEVFAILQTSMSETEES; this is translated from the coding sequence ATGAAAAAAACGCTTTTCCCAATAACCGCCGATAAGCCATGGCTGGCTCCTCTTGCCGGATTTTCGGATCTGCCCTTTCGTCTCCTCTGCCATGAATACGGGTGCCACGCGGCCGTGACGGAAATGGTCAGCGCCAAGGGCCTCATTTATGACAGTCCGGGCACGAACGAGCTCCTGCAGACCTGTGACCAGGACAGTCCCTTGGTCGTGCAGCTCTTCGGATCGGAAGAGCCATTTCTTGTCCAGTCCATCGAACGTCTGCGGAAAGCGGGTTTCCGCTATTTCGATCTCAACTGCGGCTGCCCGGTACGCAAGGTCATAAAAACAGGCAGTGGCGCGGCCCTGCTCAAAGAACCGGAAAATCTCCTCAAGATCGCCAAATCCATGATCGATGCCGCCGAGCCCGGATGCATGGGCTTTAAAATTCGACTGGGCTGGTATGTAGGGCAACCTGTCTACCTGCAGGTGGCCACCAAACTTGAAGAACTGGGCGCCGGCTGGGTGACCATGCATCCACGGTTCGGGGCTCAAGGCTTCACCGGACATGCCGACTGGTCACATTTGAAAACGCTCAAAGAAAGGGTGACCCTGCCTGTCATCGCCAGCGGCGACCTCTTTCACGCGGAAGACGCCATAAAGTGCATCGAGCAAACCAGCGTGGACAGCATCATGTTTGCGCGCGGAGCACTGAACGATCCGTCAATATTTACACGCTATCTCCAGTTGCGACGGCACGAGGAGCCGCCCGCAAAATCCTGGCAACAGATGGAAGACATGGTTCGACGGCTCAGCGAGCTCTATCCGCAGCATGGCATGGACAGGCTCGGACTCCTTAAAATGCGCACCCTGGTGCCCAGATTTCTGAAAGGATTGCCCGGTGCGCGCGCGCTGCGGCGCGATATCGTTTTTTGCAAATCATGGGATGAGGTGTTTGCGATTTTACAGACCAGCATGTCGGAAACCGAGGAGAGCTGA
- a CDS encoding chemotaxis response regulator CheY, with product MAVNTNMRVLIVDDFSTMRRIIKNILRQLGFNNIIEADDGTAAWEILTKDQVDFIISDWNMPQMTGIELLRKVRASEEFGDLPFLMVTAEAQQENIIEAVQAKVSNYIVKPFTAETLGQKINKIFE from the coding sequence ATGGCGGTCAATACGAACATGCGGGTGCTCATCGTTGATGATTTTTCGACCATGCGGCGGATCATCAAGAATATTCTCAGACAGCTCGGTTTCAACAACATAATCGAGGCTGACGACGGGACCGCGGCCTGGGAAATCCTGACCAAAGACCAGGTGGACTTCATCATCTCCGACTGGAACATGCCGCAGATGACCGGCATCGAACTGTTGCGCAAAGTCCGCGCCAGCGAAGAATTCGGCGATCTGCCGTTCCTCATGGTCACGGCGGAAGCCCAGCAGGAGAACATCATCGAGGCTGTGCAGGCCAAGGTGTCCAATTACATCGTCAAGCCCTTCACTGCGGAGACCCTGGGCCAAAAAATCAATAAAATCTTCGAATAA
- the ispH gene encoding 4-hydroxy-3-methylbut-2-enyl diphosphate reductase: MELIIAETAGFCMGVDMALHKLDNAVSIPPQDAQHIYTLGPIIHNPQVLARYKGLGVLQTDGTKPLQTGDVVVIRAHGIPRHIQTSLEGQNITVVDATCPKVKKAQILIQRQADQNKHLLLFGERDHPEVQGLVSYAPKHTIFESLEELQAYEVDPAQTYFLAAQTTQDRESFDTIREYLRANVDAAMTILDTICMATKDRQEEVRELSRKVQAIVIVGGKNSGNTRRLAQIAQESGIFAIHVETAEELPLEELAAFTRIGLTAGASTPPWIIQNVAQTLRLAFPD; encoded by the coding sequence ATGGAACTTATCATCGCGGAGACAGCGGGATTTTGCATGGGAGTCGACATGGCGCTGCACAAGCTGGACAATGCCGTGTCCATCCCTCCCCAAGACGCGCAGCATATATATACCCTGGGACCCATCATCCATAACCCGCAGGTGCTGGCCAGATACAAGGGCCTGGGAGTGTTGCAGACCGACGGGACAAAGCCCCTGCAGACAGGGGACGTGGTCGTCATTAGGGCCCACGGGATCCCCAGGCACATACAGACGAGTCTGGAAGGACAGAACATAACTGTGGTCGATGCCACATGTCCGAAAGTCAAAAAAGCTCAGATCCTCATTCAAAGACAAGCCGACCAGAATAAACACCTGCTTCTTTTCGGAGAGCGCGATCACCCCGAAGTGCAAGGCCTGGTGAGCTACGCCCCGAAGCACACAATTTTTGAAAGCCTTGAAGAATTGCAGGCGTACGAAGTCGATCCCGCGCAGACCTATTTTCTGGCGGCGCAGACCACGCAGGACAGGGAGTCCTTCGATACCATTCGCGAATATCTGAGAGCAAACGTAGATGCCGCTATGACCATTCTCGACACGATCTGCATGGCAACCAAGGACAGACAGGAAGAAGTGCGCGAGTTGTCCCGCAAGGTTCAGGCCATAGTCATCGTGGGAGGAAAAAACAGCGGAAACACCCGGCGATTGGCTCAAATTGCGCAAGAGTCAGGAATATTCGCGATCCACGTCGAAACCGCAGAAGAACTCCCACTGGAGGAACTTGCCGCGTTTACACGCATCGGACTGACAGCAGGAGCCTCCACACCACCATGGATAATCCAGAATGTAGCCCAGACACTCCGCCTCGCTTTTCCGGATTGA
- a CDS encoding Hsp20/alpha crystallin family protein, whose product MVIDFSTYYDLPRNMDSFFEELWRPSTLSQRRISYPPVNISEGEEEIVVMSEIPGMDTEDVELTLNEKSLIIRGTKKNEVGNYYRQERPTGSFQRIINLNVPVRAEAIKASMKDGVLRVVLPKVKESHPLTIAIDAQ is encoded by the coding sequence ATGGTTATCGATTTCAGTACATACTATGATTTACCCCGTAACATGGATAGTTTTTTCGAAGAATTGTGGCGGCCAAGTACGCTGAGCCAACGACGCATTTCCTACCCGCCAGTCAATATCAGCGAGGGAGAGGAAGAAATTGTCGTCATGTCGGAAATTCCTGGAATGGATACAGAAGACGTCGAGCTGACCTTGAATGAGAAGAGCCTGATCATCCGGGGTACAAAAAAGAACGAAGTCGGCAATTACTATAGGCAGGAACGTCCGACCGGGAGCTTCCAGAGGATTATAAATCTGAACGTTCCCGTGCGTGCGGAGGCGATCAAGGCCTCCATGAAGGACGGGGTGCTGCGGGTTGTTCTGCCCAAAGTCAAGGAAAGTCACCCGCTGACCATCGCTATTGATGCCCAGTAA
- the flhA gene encoding flagellar biosynthesis protein FlhA — MATRTEAMTINYKRFTRQGDILLAGGVVMTLFVMLVPLPTIILDILLAFSISFSLVILITSMFMTSPLEFSIFPSVLLVTTLLRLALNVASTRLILLNGDQGTAAAGKVIEAFGQFVVGGNFAIGAVIFLILFILNKTVIVAGTTRIAEVAARFTLDAMPGKQMAIEADLNAGLIDEQQAIKQRENLRREADFYGAMDGAGKFVSGDVNAGMFITFINIVGGIFIGVLQKDMSWMEAAQTFSLLTIGDGLVSTIPSLITSTAAGLIVSRAAAEARMGEEFIGQLTNHPKALRLVSGVLLLFAIVPGMPTIAFLTLSVILFMVALFADRIKAENKLPETDKKKKGATPDSPEEVQALLPLDIMELEVGYGLIPLVDEDQNGNLLARIRSIRRQFALDMGVIVPSLHLRDNLQLKPGEYVVQIKGNRVASAEIMIDHFLAMDPGDARHAIKGIETLEPAFNLPALWIPDAKKDEAVMAGYTVVDPSTVIATHLTEVFKQNLHEFLGRQEVQALLDNLSQRAPKVVEELVPGVLSLGVLQKVLQNLVRENVSIRDLLSIVECLADYGHSVKDADQLTEFARQRLSRTIIKPYLGTGNLLPIISLSPSIENTFQESIKRTDNGSYLAMEPGIAHKIIQAINKAAEKGIVAEGQPVLLTSPLIRQHLSQLLARFLPTMPVISQAEIPADIRLESVAMVEI; from the coding sequence ATGGCTACACGCACCGAGGCCATGACCATCAATTACAAACGCTTTACCCGCCAGGGAGACATCCTGCTGGCCGGTGGCGTTGTCATGACCCTCTTTGTCATGCTGGTGCCATTGCCGACCATCATTCTCGACATTCTGCTGGCCTTCTCCATCTCTTTCTCGCTGGTCATCCTCATCACCTCGATGTTCATGACCTCACCCCTGGAATTTTCGATCTTCCCGTCGGTCCTGCTCGTGACCACGCTCCTGCGTCTGGCGCTGAACGTGGCTTCGACCAGGCTCATCCTGCTCAACGGAGACCAGGGAACTGCCGCCGCGGGCAAGGTCATCGAAGCCTTCGGACAATTTGTGGTCGGGGGCAATTTTGCCATCGGCGCAGTTATTTTCCTGATCCTCTTCATCCTGAACAAGACCGTCATCGTGGCCGGCACGACCCGCATCGCCGAAGTCGCGGCCCGCTTCACCCTGGACGCCATGCCCGGCAAGCAGATGGCCATCGAGGCCGATCTGAACGCCGGGCTCATCGACGAGCAGCAGGCCATCAAGCAACGCGAGAACCTGCGCCGGGAGGCGGACTTCTACGGCGCCATGGACGGCGCAGGCAAGTTCGTCTCCGGAGACGTCAACGCGGGCATGTTCATCACGTTCATCAATATCGTGGGCGGCATCTTCATCGGCGTGCTGCAAAAAGACATGAGCTGGATGGAAGCGGCCCAGACCTTTTCCCTCTTGACCATTGGCGACGGCCTGGTCTCGACCATCCCGTCGCTCATCACCTCCACCGCGGCCGGTCTCATTGTCAGCCGGGCGGCGGCCGAAGCGCGCATGGGCGAGGAATTCATCGGTCAGCTGACCAACCACCCCAAGGCCCTGCGGCTGGTCTCCGGCGTGCTGCTGCTCTTCGCCATAGTCCCGGGCATGCCTACTATAGCCTTTTTGACCCTCTCCGTAATACTCTTCATGGTGGCTCTGTTCGCCGACCGCATCAAAGCCGAAAACAAGTTGCCGGAGACCGATAAAAAGAAGAAAGGCGCTACCCCCGACAGCCCGGAAGAAGTGCAGGCCCTGTTGCCGCTCGATATCATGGAGCTTGAGGTGGGCTACGGCCTTATCCCGCTGGTGGACGAAGACCAGAACGGCAACCTGTTGGCCCGCATCCGCTCCATCCGCCGCCAGTTCGCCCTCGACATGGGCGTCATCGTGCCGTCACTGCATCTGCGCGACAACCTGCAGCTCAAACCCGGCGAGTACGTGGTCCAGATCAAGGGCAACCGGGTGGCTTCGGCCGAGATCATGATCGACCATTTCCTGGCCATGGACCCCGGCGACGCGCGCCATGCCATCAAGGGCATCGAAACCCTGGAGCCGGCCTTCAACCTTCCGGCGCTGTGGATTCCCGACGCCAAAAAGGACGAGGCCGTCATGGCCGGCTACACGGTGGTCGACCCGTCCACAGTCATCGCCACGCACCTGACCGAGGTCTTCAAGCAGAACCTGCATGAATTCCTGGGCCGCCAGGAAGTTCAGGCTCTGCTGGACAACCTGTCCCAGCGCGCGCCCAAGGTCGTGGAAGAGCTGGTGCCGGGCGTCCTGTCACTTGGCGTTCTGCAAAAGGTATTGCAGAATCTGGTCCGCGAAAATGTGTCCATCCGCGACCTCTTGTCCATCGTGGAGTGCCTGGCCGACTACGGTCATTCCGTGAAAGACGCGGATCAGCTGACGGAGTTTGCGCGCCAACGCCTTTCCCGCACCATCATCAAGCCGTATCTGGGTACCGGCAACCTGTTGCCCATCATCTCCCTGTCGCCGTCCATAGAGAACACGTTTCAGGAGAGCATCAAACGCACGGACAACGGCTCGTACCTGGCCATGGAACCGGGCATCGCGCACAAGATCATCCAGGCCATCAACAAGGCGGCGGAAAAGGGCATCGTGGCCGAGGGGCAGCCCGTGCTGCTGACCTCCCCGCTCATCCGCCAGCACCTGTCCCAGCTCCTGGCCCGTTTTTTGCCAACCATGCCTGTCATCTCGCAGGCGGAAATACCGGCGGACATCAGACTCGAATCCGTAGCCATGGTGGAAATCTAA
- a CDS encoding FliA/WhiG family RNA polymerase sigma factor — translation MGTSSSSGRSSSLRNNSAEPVWAVLEQTGITFASLCPSDKDCIARAFAPRIKIIALHLKAKLPAHIELSDLISAGTLGLMEALGKFQPELNIRFETFADSRIRGAMLDELRRMDWYSRGLRQRIKKLEQVIRGFEQENGHAPTRSELLELTGQDRQELEATLEAVNSQIILSLDAIQDQWNQPGDGGNHREPFAAVAFHDIIDKLGHLIDRLNEREKLVLSLYYTEEFNMKEVALALDITEGRVSQLHSQALGKLKKMFVREYGDIN, via the coding sequence ATGGGAACATCAAGTTCTTCTGGAAGAAGCTCCTCTTTGCGGAATAATTCCGCAGAACCTGTCTGGGCCGTACTGGAGCAGACGGGAATCACCTTTGCATCCCTGTGTCCATCGGACAAGGATTGCATCGCCCGCGCCTTCGCGCCCCGCATCAAGATCATCGCCCTGCACCTGAAAGCCAAGCTCCCGGCCCATATCGAACTTTCCGACCTGATCAGCGCAGGCACGCTGGGCCTCATGGAGGCGCTCGGAAAATTCCAGCCGGAACTGAACATCCGCTTCGAGACATTCGCCGACAGCCGCATCCGTGGAGCCATGCTGGACGAACTGCGTCGCATGGACTGGTACTCCAGGGGGCTTCGCCAACGCATCAAAAAACTTGAGCAGGTCATCAGAGGCTTCGAGCAGGAAAATGGGCACGCCCCCACGCGAAGCGAACTCCTGGAACTCACCGGGCAGGATCGCCAGGAACTGGAAGCGACTCTTGAAGCGGTGAACTCCCAGATCATCCTGAGCCTCGATGCGATACAGGACCAATGGAACCAGCCCGGCGATGGGGGGAATCACCGCGAGCCCTTTGCCGCTGTGGCCTTCCACGACATCATTGACAAGCTCGGTCATCTCATCGATAGACTTAATGAACGGGAAAAGCTGGTCCTTAGTTTGTATTACACTGAAGAATTCAATATGAAAGAAGTGGCACTGGCCCTCGACATAACCGAAGGGCGGGTCTCTCAGCTGCACTCCCAGGCGCTAGGAAAACTGAAAAAAATGTTTGTGCGCGAATACGGCGATATCAACTGA
- the rbr gene encoding rubrerythrin, whose translation MSKSLKGTQTEKNILTAFAGESQARNRYSFFAKQARKEGFVQISEIFAETSEQEMAHAKTLFKLLEGGEVEITAAFPAGRIGTTLENLREAAAGENHEWGHMYPDFAKTAKEEGFPEVASIMAAISVAEKEHERRYLALAKNIEEGRVFKREKKITWRCRNCGYVHTGEKAAERCPACDHPQAHFEELAENW comes from the coding sequence ATGTCGAAATCTCTAAAAGGAACGCAGACCGAAAAAAATATTCTGACCGCTTTTGCCGGAGAATCCCAGGCGCGCAATCGCTACTCTTTCTTTGCCAAGCAGGCCCGCAAAGAAGGCTTCGTGCAGATCTCCGAAATTTTTGCCGAGACCTCGGAGCAGGAGATGGCCCATGCCAAGACGCTGTTCAAGCTGCTTGAAGGCGGAGAGGTCGAGATTACCGCAGCCTTCCCCGCCGGCCGCATCGGGACGACCCTGGAGAATCTGCGCGAGGCCGCCGCAGGCGAGAACCACGAATGGGGACACATGTATCCGGATTTCGCCAAGACCGCCAAAGAGGAAGGATTTCCCGAGGTCGCCTCCATCATGGCGGCCATCAGCGTGGCCGAAAAGGAGCACGAGCGCCGCTATCTGGCCCTGGCCAAAAACATCGAGGAAGGCCGCGTCTTCAAGCGCGAAAAGAAGATCACCTGGCGCTGTCGCAATTGCGGTTATGTGCACACCGGTGAAAAAGCCGCCGAGCGCTGTCCGGCCTGCGACCATCCCCAGGCACATTTTGAGGAATTGGCCGAAAACTGGTAA
- a CDS encoding MinD/ParA family protein gives MSSSLPIVISVTSGKGGVGKTNVSVNLALCLSKLGRRCVILDADLGLANVDVVLGLTPERNLFHVFHEGVSLSDILHPTQYGFSILPAASGVSEMLSLSTGQKLELLEAMDVLEDSIDFLIVDTGAGINDNVLYFNLAAQERLVVVTPEPTSLTDAYALIKVLKLKHGVDKFHIVVNMAKNEKSAKDIFAKLYNACDHFLTGVSLNFVGAIPQDKAVRQAVIQQQPFCSLSPDTDASLAMQRIARNVAQWAPQDHLDGNIKFFWKKLLFAE, from the coding sequence ATGAGCTCCTCTCTCCCCATTGTAATCTCGGTCACCTCCGGCAAGGGAGGCGTCGGCAAGACAAACGTTTCCGTCAATCTCGCCCTGTGCCTGAGCAAGCTTGGGCGACGATGCGTCATTCTTGACGCGGACCTTGGACTGGCCAACGTGGACGTCGTGCTGGGCCTGACCCCGGAGCGAAATCTTTTCCATGTCTTCCACGAGGGAGTGTCCTTAAGCGACATCCTGCACCCCACGCAGTACGGGTTTTCCATCCTGCCCGCAGCCAGCGGAGTAAGTGAAATGCTGTCTCTGTCCACGGGCCAGAAACTCGAACTCCTCGAAGCCATGGACGTTCTGGAAGACAGCATCGATTTTCTGATCGTGGACACGGGCGCGGGCATCAACGACAATGTGCTCTATTTCAACCTCGCGGCCCAGGAACGTCTGGTGGTCGTCACGCCGGAGCCGACATCTCTCACCGACGCATACGCCCTCATCAAGGTTTTGAAACTCAAGCACGGCGTGGACAAATTTCATATCGTGGTCAACATGGCCAAAAATGAAAAATCGGCCAAGGACATCTTCGCCAAGCTGTACAATGCGTGCGACCATTTCCTGACCGGCGTCTCCCTGAATTTTGTCGGTGCCATCCCCCAGGACAAGGCCGTGCGCCAGGCTGTTATCCAGCAACAGCCGTTCTGCAGTCTGAGCCCCGACACCGACGCATCCCTGGCGATGCAGCGCATCGCCCGCAACGTGGCGCAATGGGCACCACAGGATCATCTCGATGGGAACATCAAGTTCTTCTGGAAGAAGCTCCTCTTTGCGGAATAA
- a CDS encoding flagellar biosynthesis protein FlhF: protein MQVKTFTGKSTSEIMARIKSELGPDAIILSNQKQTRKGATCYEIMAALDIPQEQTAVSETVMPLLAQNDASCLREEWSRLRKQLMAVLKPQMDMQLLTPRQQLVFEYLEREGVKEDVLIDLWEKFRHAPDAPTLSVMNGMVSLSPWFDTNWSHKFHLLTGPFGSGKTSTTLRLALSLKKTRPKARILVVNADRSQGKGRLYLRHYTELSGLSYRELDNSAHWESLERDARSHDLVLLDLPGLPAHQQLDSWLQEVSGGKLPACHVHLVLSPLFAPTQMDAFVSRFRSASAASIIWTKLDEACNYGEIINQANNTGLPISLFSMGPDLKNSLAQPKDQDVWKLLLRHELPEATN from the coding sequence ATGCAGGTCAAAACATTCACCGGAAAAAGCACCTCGGAAATAATGGCCCGGATCAAAAGCGAACTTGGTCCCGACGCCATCATCCTGAGCAACCAGAAACAGACCCGCAAAGGCGCGACCTGCTACGAGATCATGGCGGCCCTTGATATACCGCAGGAACAGACGGCCGTCTCCGAGACAGTCATGCCCCTCCTGGCCCAGAATGATGCCAGCTGCCTGCGCGAGGAGTGGTCCAGGCTGCGCAAACAGCTCATGGCCGTCTTGAAGCCCCAGATGGACATGCAGCTTTTGACTCCGCGCCAGCAGCTGGTTTTCGAGTACCTGGAACGGGAAGGAGTGAAGGAGGACGTGCTGATCGATCTGTGGGAAAAATTCCGCCACGCCCCCGATGCGCCCACCCTGTCCGTCATGAACGGCATGGTCAGCCTCAGCCCGTGGTTCGATACGAACTGGTCGCACAAGTTCCACCTTCTGACCGGACCGTTTGGCAGCGGCAAGACCAGCACCACCCTGCGCCTGGCCCTGTCCCTGAAAAAAACACGCCCGAAGGCGCGCATTCTGGTGGTCAACGCCGATCGTTCCCAGGGCAAGGGCAGGCTCTACCTGCGCCATTACACGGAACTCTCGGGCCTGTCCTACCGAGAGCTCGACAACTCCGCCCACTGGGAAAGCCTTGAGCGCGACGCCAGATCTCATGACCTCGTCCTGCTTGACCTGCCGGGCCTGCCTGCCCATCAGCAGCTTGATTCCTGGCTGCAGGAGGTTTCCGGAGGGAAGCTGCCGGCCTGCCATGTGCATCTGGTCCTGAGCCCGCTTTTCGCCCCCACGCAGATGGACGCGTTCGTGTCCAGATTCCGCTCCGCCTCGGCAGCCAGCATTATCTGGACGAAGCTTGATGAAGCCTGTAATTATGGGGAAATAATCAATCAGGCCAACAACACCGGCCTGCCGATCTCTCTTTTTTCCATGGGGCCGGATCTGAAGAACTCCCTGGCCCAACCCAAGGACCAGGATGTCTGGAAACTCTTGCTGCGGCATGAACTGCCTGAAGCAACCAACTAA
- a CDS encoding flagellar basal body-associated FliL family protein, with protein sequence MILLILLAQISPAGDKNVALDDERLQDNVPKGLQKVELDLDDALFLEFEEKEEEAETTPVESLPEPEEAAPPSEQLETPAKKNRKKLWIFGIAAGLCLLLGAGGSYFFMKSDPPAPGEQTSTEAESTQEPQTPQDSALPADADSPEKAQTQKPEEIQAYSLEQFQIEYNLEGKIRFLTCRFSIPDTTPVMRAEIQAKRVLIRDGIYRYLKNSPLFFMDNPQESEKLKTDITTVINQTVKSGHVSEILLEEYVVK encoded by the coding sequence ATGATCCTGCTCATCCTTCTCGCCCAGATTTCCCCTGCAGGCGACAAAAACGTCGCCCTGGATGATGAACGCCTGCAGGACAACGTTCCCAAGGGTCTGCAGAAAGTTGAGCTTGATCTGGATGACGCCCTTTTCCTTGAATTCGAGGAAAAGGAGGAAGAGGCCGAAACCACCCCGGTCGAATCCCTGCCTGAACCCGAAGAGGCCGCTCCGCCCTCGGAACAACTCGAAACACCGGCCAAGAAAAACCGCAAGAAACTCTGGATTTTTGGAATTGCCGCAGGTCTGTGCCTGCTGCTTGGCGCCGGCGGCTCCTACTTTTTCATGAAATCCGATCCGCCAGCCCCCGGAGAACAAACTTCCACAGAGGCGGAAAGCACTCAAGAGCCGCAAACGCCCCAAGACTCTGCCCTTCCTGCCGACGCCGATTCTCCCGAAAAAGCCCAGACCCAGAAGCCGGAAGAAATCCAGGCATACTCTCTTGAACAATTCCAAATCGAATATAATCTTGAAGGAAAAATCCGTTTCCTGACCTGCCGTTTTTCCATACCGGATACGACCCCAGTCATGCGGGCTGAAATCCAGGCAAAAAGGGTGCTTATCCGCGACGGGATATACCGATATCTGAAAAACTCGCCTCTTTTTTTCATGGATAATCCGCAGGAATCCGAAAAATTGAAGACAGATATCACGACAGTCATCAATCAGACAGTAAAAAGCGGCCACGTCTCTGAAATTCTTTTGGAAGAATATGTGGTGAAATAA
- a CDS encoding APC family permease, which yields MRTRKLGPVLLTGFIIGPILGSGIIILPPLAYGLLGSWALPAWVAITLIGALFAAVFGNLSILFPGDSGVSQCVALAFGPRAKILTAYFLMGAVCVGPVAVALTAARYLGLGGILADEIVAMGLVVIIWTLLLRRIASLGTAAFILSSVSAALLLVGGVGCLIAMPAVQLPSEPFEPTRFGYGLLLLFWTVVGWEIIGNYSAEIRDPGRTIPRSVALSVVVIASVTLTVAAAMQSVGGQTMAGILAPVFGPGSVVLLSVLAVALCLVTELAFTGAVSRLMAALAVEGALPAFLAHRNTSGAPAIAATALTVIHLSVLALSLAGVLSVEKMVALANGFFLANAIMALLAGARVLGSRGMRVSSALLAAVLGCVLAMSSWPLLLALAGVTWWVLGRRDVSTHALIVDENRVLDPD from the coding sequence ATGCGCACGCGAAAACTCGGACCGGTTCTCTTGACCGGCTTTATCATCGGCCCCATCCTCGGTTCAGGCATCATCATCCTTCCGCCCCTGGCCTACGGGTTGCTCGGAAGCTGGGCTCTGCCGGCCTGGGTGGCCATCACCCTCATCGGCGCGCTCTTCGCCGCAGTGTTCGGCAACCTGAGCATTCTCTTCCCCGGCGACAGCGGGGTCAGCCAGTGCGTGGCTCTCGCGTTCGGACCCCGGGCCAAGATTCTGACCGCCTATTTTCTCATGGGCGCGGTCTGCGTGGGACCAGTGGCGGTGGCGCTCACCGCAGCCAGGTACCTGGGCCTTGGCGGCATCCTCGCCGACGAGATTGTGGCCATGGGACTAGTTGTGATCATCTGGACCCTGCTCCTGCGCCGGATCGCGTCCCTTGGGACCGCGGCCTTCATCCTGTCCTCGGTTTCGGCGGCCCTCCTGCTGGTCGGAGGGGTCGGCTGCCTGATTGCGATGCCGGCTGTCCAGCTGCCATCGGAACCCTTCGAGCCGACTCGCTTCGGCTATGGCCTGCTGCTCCTCTTCTGGACCGTGGTGGGTTGGGAGATCATCGGCAATTATTCGGCCGAGATCCGTGACCCCGGGCGCACCATTCCGCGATCGGTGGCCCTCAGTGTCGTGGTCATCGCCAGCGTGACGCTGACCGTGGCCGCGGCCATGCAGAGTGTCGGCGGACAGACAATGGCGGGCATTCTTGCGCCGGTCTTCGGACCCGGCAGCGTGGTGCTCCTGTCCGTGCTGGCCGTGGCGCTTTGCCTGGTCACGGAGCTGGCTTTCACCGGCGCAGTGTCGCGGCTCATGGCGGCTCTGGCCGTTGAAGGGGCCTTGCCCGCGTTTTTGGCTCATCGCAACACGAGCGGAGCTCCGGCCATTGCGGCCACGGCGCTGACCGTCATCCATCTGTCCGTGCTGGCCTTGAGTCTGGCCGGGGTGCTGAGCGTGGAGAAGATGGTGGCTCTGGCCAACGGTTTCTTTCTGGCCAACGCCATCATGGCTCTGCTGGCCGGGGCGCGGGTTCTGGGATCGCGGGGCATGCGGGTGTCGTCGGCACTGCTGGCTGCCGTTCTTGGCTGCGTGTTGGCCATGTCGTCCTGGCCCCTGCTGCTCGCGCTGGCCGGCGTGACCTGGTGGGTGCTCGGCAGGCGGGATGTATCGACCCACGCTTTGATCGTGGATGAGAATCGGGTTCTTGATCCCGACTGA
- a CDS encoding Hsp20/alpha crystallin family protein: MTNDMEKKTAPTLPRFRPNTDVLEREDGFHIFVDMPGVGKDGLSIDLRDNELEIRGKAVYPREENAKALHVEFGDGEYVRAFTISDGVDREGIKASLKKGLLEVFLPKAARFKPRRIEIQAG, from the coding sequence ATGACAAACGATATGGAAAAAAAGACAGCCCCGACCCTGCCTCGGTTCCGCCCCAACACTGACGTGCTGGAGCGAGAGGACGGCTTCCACATTTTCGTGGACATGCCCGGAGTGGGCAAGGACGGCTTGTCAATTGATCTGCGGGATAACGAGCTGGAGATTCGCGGCAAGGCGGTCTACCCTCGTGAGGAAAACGCCAAGGCCCTGCATGTGGAGTTTGGGGACGGGGAATACGTCCGCGCTTTCACCATCTCCGACGGCGTGGACCGGGAAGGCATAAAAGCCAGCCTGAAGAAAGGTTTGCTTGAAGTCTTCCTGCCCAAGGCGGCCCGCTTCAAGCCTCGACGTATCGAGATTCAGGCAGGATGA